From Anabaena sphaerica FACHB-251, one genomic window encodes:
- a CDS encoding four helix bundle protein: protein VNELETHLILSKRVGLCSEKDIEVILNLLREESRMIISLIKRLEN, encoded by the coding sequence CAGTTAATGAATTAGAAACTCACCTAATTTTATCTAAACGAGTAGGATTATGCTCAGAAAAAGACATTGAAGTAATTCTTAACTTATTACGAGAAGAAAGCCGAATGATTATTAGTCTTATCAAAAGACTAGAAAATTGA
- a CDS encoding PIN domain-containing protein, translated as MQNWFDNFIKNDCQILPITVEIAKLCGELRGQQRLSGKTVTQADMMIAATAQIYQLTLVTRNIRDFDSCAIPLLNPFT; from the coding sequence ATTCAAAATTGGTTTGATAACTTTATTAAAAATGATTGCCAAATCTTACCTATTACGGTTGAGATTGCTAAACTTTGTGGTGAATTACGAGGTCAACAAAGGTTAAGCGGTAAAACAGTTACTCAAGCTGATATGATGATTGCAGCTACAGCCCAAATATATCAACTAACTTTAGTCACGCGCAATATTCGTGATTTTGATAGTTGTGCTATCCCCCTTCTTAACCCTTTCACTTAA
- a CDS encoding M23 family peptidase encodes MNITKKWIFVLVVITFIIYNITAQAANSRYNNGSLPTRIVEVANAQSRLPTNKLLLPDWKQISLSQLPGINQSGAIDGSPYNQILGYDISRTWTVGMTPDEYLKMGDISEALQAEQFSLQAIADITSIDLTNIALSEFPLIEEQTLSHLANVVPQLAQTPVKDIQPVTALLETKGINPANLTLSQVLKQYQIGQMQLKEIDLSKFSLTSIPNLETVPIQDLTNWMNSFVKNVPGLGQVPLGLMPNPIIEIGNLVMRIDAVYGTAENHRQNTISGSDVQGFSLPCTQTDCAYVELDDLENVGASDRSSLEGKQWISGKYQEVEGGWGILKAVNNGREPTGRLPFGKAFKVVVMEADETTDTVDTALYFRFCAWRMGCTPYFIGPIPFFSYKVNALMFVGKLDNGNEQSVNTTSTPTGAKREIRNNPNQNSTISQINPCPFTSINRSKVNQSFSGVNLQLLGNAIAEIERAGSGDYQAVGVYTCADNGLNCGRGLGRYQFMSYNLYAVNLIAGKPGGEKFLNQVRQGYQPTEAELFEFFPPADQDKAFMADIANKIQVTQGEIDPITGQLFTGERLIERVAQKHFGGNNSKVDANSSDAFGRLSLQDYGRTVLALYSNNNSDNGTLTCIPSLTFRYMNDTPNIAN; translated from the coding sequence ATGAACATTACTAAAAAATGGATATTTGTTCTAGTTGTCATCACTTTCATTATCTACAATATTACCGCGCAAGCTGCCAATAGCAGATATAACAATGGCAGTTTACCTACTAGAATTGTAGAAGTTGCCAATGCTCAATCTCGATTACCTACCAACAAACTTTTACTCCCAGACTGGAAGCAAATTTCTCTTAGTCAACTACCAGGTATCAATCAATCTGGTGCAATTGATGGTAGTCCCTATAATCAAATTTTAGGTTATGACATTAGTCGAACTTGGACTGTAGGAATGACTCCCGACGAATATTTAAAAATGGGAGATATCAGTGAAGCATTGCAAGCAGAACAATTTTCTTTACAAGCTATTGCAGATATTACATCTATTGATTTAACCAACATCGCTTTGAGCGAATTTCCTCTAATTGAAGAACAAACATTGAGTCATTTAGCTAACGTTGTTCCTCAATTAGCTCAAACACCAGTCAAAGATATTCAACCTGTTACTGCTTTACTGGAAACAAAGGGAATTAACCCAGCAAATTTAACATTATCTCAGGTACTTAAACAGTACCAAATTGGACAAATGCAACTGAAAGAAATTGACTTGTCAAAGTTTTCCCTAACTTCAATTCCTAACTTAGAAACAGTACCAATTCAAGATTTAACCAATTGGATGAATAGCTTCGTTAAAAATGTTCCTGGACTGGGACAAGTACCTTTAGGATTGATGCCTAATCCTATCATTGAAATTGGTAATTTAGTAATGCGAATTGATGCAGTTTATGGAACAGCAGAAAATCACCGTCAAAACACTATTTCTGGTTCTGACGTGCAAGGATTTTCTCTACCCTGTACTCAAACAGACTGTGCTTACGTAGAATTGGATGATTTGGAGAATGTTGGTGCAAGCGATCGCTCATCTTTAGAAGGTAAGCAATGGATATCCGGTAAATACCAAGAAGTTGAGGGAGGTTGGGGGATACTCAAAGCAGTTAACAATGGACGAGAACCAACCGGACGTTTACCCTTTGGGAAAGCGTTTAAAGTGGTGGTAATGGAAGCAGATGAAACCACAGATACCGTAGATACAGCGTTATATTTTCGCTTCTGTGCTTGGAGGATGGGTTGCACACCTTATTTTATCGGACCGATTCCTTTTTTCAGTTATAAGGTAAATGCGCTGATGTTTGTAGGTAAATTGGACAATGGGAATGAGCAGAGTGTAAATACTACTTCTACACCAACAGGTGCAAAAAGAGAAATCAGAAATAACCCTAATCAAAATAGCACAATAAGTCAAATTAATCCTTGCCCATTTACCAGTATTAATCGCTCAAAAGTCAATCAATCTTTTTCTGGTGTTAATTTGCAATTGCTGGGAAATGCAATTGCTGAAATTGAACGTGCTGGTAGTGGAGATTATCAAGCAGTTGGTGTATATACCTGTGCGGATAACGGGTTAAATTGTGGTCGAGGTTTGGGACGGTATCAGTTCATGAGTTATAACCTCTATGCAGTAAATTTGATAGCTGGTAAACCGGGAGGAGAAAAGTTTCTTAATCAGGTAAGACAAGGTTATCAACCCACTGAAGCTGAATTATTTGAGTTTTTTCCTCCTGCGGATCAGGATAAGGCTTTTATGGCTGATATCGCTAACAAAATTCAAGTAACTCAAGGTGAAATTGACCCTATTACTGGACAATTATTCACTGGTGAACGATTGATTGAGCGAGTAGCACAAAAGCATTTTGGTGGTAATAATAGCAAAGTTGATGCAAATAGTTCCGATGCTTTTGGTCGTCTTAGTCTTCAAGATTATGGCAGAACTGTTTTAGCTTTGTATAGCAATAATAACAGCGATAATGGAACTTTGACTTGTATTCCTAGTTTAACTTTTAGATACATGAATGATACTCCAAACATTGCTAATTAG
- a CDS encoding bifunctional 3'-5' exonuclease/DNA polymerase produces the protein MNYSPKYPEYPKYTVVKDIPTLKSVIKPLFKSKVIALDCETTGLDPLTDKIRLIQIAVPNYPVVIIDLPAIYKHNNVEHNTGDRRTNISRLLLNKLFCNSALKIAHNAKFEWQFLNQAGLQIAGRFFDTQLAYQVLNAGIKTSASLENATRKLLRIQLDKTLQTSNWHQQLTPEQLQYAATDAAILLDLYPILVKKLTQVNLLKIAQLEFHCLPVVAQMELNGMLFDLSKWHKLGASLEADKINALQQLKQLRLVGKSQLSLLPELTDTVNPNSSQQVLAAFQAMGIPVQSTNQKDLVPLVAQYPIIKALLDYRHLAKITATFTDSLPKHIHPKTGRIHPNYYQLGARSGRFSCRQPPLQTIPRDAAARSCFIAAPNYQILKADYSQIELRIVARLSGDAKMRQAYRQGADLHKLTAALVTGKLITEVTEEDRRLAKAINFGLIYGMGAAKLRIYAETKYGVTMTLEEAKAFRSRFFDAYSGVTKWHETIKQAYLRGVKESRTLAGRRRRWADKPRLAEMLNHPVQGLNADINKLAMVKLVKPLSRTGARLICVVHDEIVLECPENEIEQVSRILHRCMVAAAEKFLNPVPVVVDVSVGNSW, from the coding sequence ATGAACTATTCCCCAAAATACCCTGAATACCCAAAATACACTGTAGTCAAAGATATTCCAACTCTCAAAAGTGTTATCAAACCTTTGTTTAAATCAAAAGTTATAGCTTTAGATTGCGAAACTACAGGACTAGATCCTTTAACTGACAAAATTAGATTAATTCAAATAGCTGTACCTAATTATCCGGTTGTTATCATTGATTTACCAGCTATTTATAAACACAATAATGTGGAACATAATACTGGAGACAGGCGCACTAACATTAGTCGTTTACTACTTAACAAACTCTTCTGTAATTCCGCTTTGAAAATCGCTCATAATGCCAAATTTGAATGGCAATTTTTAAATCAAGCTGGACTACAAATTGCTGGACGTTTCTTTGATACTCAACTAGCTTACCAAGTTTTAAATGCCGGCATTAAAACCAGTGCATCTTTAGAAAATGCCACTCGTAAGCTGTTACGTATCCAACTAGATAAAACATTACAAACTAGCAATTGGCATCAACAACTAACTCCAGAACAATTACAATATGCTGCTACAGACGCTGCTATTTTACTTGACCTTTACCCGATTTTAGTCAAGAAATTAACACAGGTAAATTTGCTGAAAATTGCTCAACTTGAATTTCATTGTCTGCCTGTTGTTGCCCAAATGGAACTCAATGGAATGTTGTTTGATTTGTCTAAATGGCATAAGTTGGGTGCTTCTTTAGAAGCTGATAAAATAAATGCACTTCAACAACTTAAACAGTTGCGTTTGGTGGGTAAATCTCAATTATCTCTGTTACCAGAATTGACTGATACTGTTAATCCTAATTCTTCCCAACAAGTTTTAGCTGCTTTTCAAGCTATGGGTATTCCTGTCCAATCAACTAATCAAAAAGATTTAGTGCCTTTAGTAGCTCAATATCCTATTATTAAGGCTCTTTTGGACTATCGTCACCTTGCTAAAATTACTGCCACTTTTACTGATAGTTTACCTAAACATATTCACCCTAAAACTGGGAGAATTCACCCTAATTACTATCAATTAGGGGCGAGGTCTGGGAGATTTTCCTGTCGTCAACCACCTTTACAAACTATTCCTCGTGATGCTGCTGCTAGAAGTTGCTTTATTGCTGCACCTAACTATCAAATACTGAAAGCTGATTATTCGCAAATTGAGTTAAGAATTGTGGCGCGTTTAAGTGGTGATGCTAAGATGCGGCAAGCATACCGTCAAGGTGCTGATTTACACAAACTGACTGCTGCTTTGGTAACTGGTAAGCTGATCACGGAGGTGACAGAGGAAGACCGCAGACTGGCTAAAGCGATTAATTTTGGGCTGATTTACGGTATGGGTGCTGCTAAACTTCGCATCTATGCTGAAACTAAGTATGGTGTGACTATGACACTGGAGGAAGCGAAGGCTTTTAGAAGCAGGTTTTTTGATGCTTATTCTGGTGTGACTAAGTGGCATGAAACGATTAAGCAAGCATATTTGCGGGGTGTGAAAGAAAGTCGGACTTTGGCAGGGAGAAGACGGAGATGGGCTGATAAACCCAGGTTGGCTGAAATGCTTAATCATCCTGTGCAGGGGTTAAATGCTGATATTAATAAGTTGGCGATGGTGAAGCTTGTTAAGCCGTTAAGTAGGACTGGTGCAAGGTTGATTTGTGTTGTTCATGATGAAATTGTGCTGGAATGTCCGGAAAATGAGATTGAACAGGTTAGTAGGATTTTACACAGATGTATGGTTGCTGCGGCTGAAAAGTTTCTGAATCCTGTGCCTGTTGTGGTGGATGTTAGTGTGGGTAATAGCTGGTAA
- a CDS encoding M90 family metallopeptidase: protein MIQTIIVFLIIGLIITGILVNPILMKRRRNRLNRRPFPPLWNAIIENNLPIYLYLNHDERKRLQGHIQVFLTEKQFIGCRGLQVTEEKKIIIAAVACLLLLNERGQYFPKLRSILVYPSAYIVKETTAIDNYVVEERRVARLGESWTRDQVILSWEQIKQDTLNWQDGHNVILHEFAHQLDQEDGKAEGVPILKHSSDYPIWAKVMSEAYQHLCNDVLQGVNNVIDSYGATNPAEFFAVATETFFEKPHQLLSHYPAIYQQLQSYYQLDPVQWK from the coding sequence ATGATTCAAACAATAATTGTCTTTCTCATCATCGGGCTAATTATCACGGGAATTTTAGTTAATCCCATCCTCATGAAAAGGAGAAGAAACCGTCTCAACCGTCGTCCTTTTCCTCCTCTTTGGAATGCCATTATTGAAAATAATCTGCCAATATATCTCTATCTGAATCATGATGAAAGAAAGCGACTCCAAGGACATATTCAAGTATTTTTAACAGAGAAGCAATTTATTGGATGTAGAGGATTACAGGTAACAGAAGAAAAGAAAATAATCATCGCTGCTGTTGCCTGTTTACTTCTATTAAATGAACGAGGACAATATTTCCCTAAACTGCGTTCAATTTTGGTTTATCCTAGTGCTTACATTGTTAAAGAAACGACTGCTATTGATAATTATGTTGTTGAAGAAAGGCGTGTAGCAAGACTAGGGGAATCATGGACAAGAGATCAGGTAATATTATCTTGGGAACAGATAAAACAGGACACTCTTAATTGGCAAGATGGACATAATGTGATCCTGCATGAATTTGCCCATCAGTTAGATCAAGAAGATGGAAAAGCTGAAGGTGTGCCGATTTTAAAACACAGTTCAGACTATCCGATTTGGGCTAAAGTAATGAGCGAAGCATATCAACACCTTTGTAACGATGTTCTCCAAGGTGTAAATAATGTCATAGATAGTTATGGTGCAACGAATCCCGCAGAATTTTTTGCTGTAGCGACTGAAACTTTCTTTGAAAAACCACACCAATTGTTATCTCATTATCCGGCGATTTATCAGCAATTACAATCTTATTATCAATTAGATCCTGTGCAGTGGAAATAA
- a CDS encoding HesA/MoeB/ThiF family protein, protein MSIFFHEQLYRSHAVMTKLKDYRITICGAGALGANIVENLARSGFDKLTVIDCDRIEERNLSTQPYYRSDVGAFKAKILANNLYRAIGTKVDAKTKELTPVNTNQLLQDSQLIVDVFDNSVARQAVKDYADQKSIPCLHAGLSSDYAEVIWNDIYRVPSGVNDDVCDYPLARNLVMLTVAVACEAIISFIATAEQRNFTITLKDLTVQSFFE, encoded by the coding sequence ATGAGTATCTTTTTTCATGAACAGCTTTACCGCAGCCATGCTGTGATGACAAAGTTAAAAGATTATCGGATTACAATTTGTGGGGCGGGTGCATTAGGAGCTAACATTGTAGAAAACTTAGCTCGCTCTGGTTTTGATAAACTGACTGTCATTGATTGCGATCGCATTGAGGAACGTAATCTTTCCACCCAACCCTACTACCGTTCTGATGTGGGAGCATTTAAGGCGAAGATTTTAGCCAACAATTTATATCGAGCAATTGGGACTAAAGTTGATGCTAAAACAAAGGAGTTGACACCAGTAAATACAAATCAATTACTCCAAGACAGCCAGCTAATTGTCGATGTCTTTGACAATAGTGTGGCACGTCAAGCAGTGAAAGATTATGCTGATCAAAAAAGCATTCCTTGTCTTCATGCTGGGCTATCATCTGATTATGCAGAAGTGATTTGGAATGATATTTATCGTGTTCCTTCTGGAGTTAATGATGATGTCTGTGATTATCCCCTAGCACGAAATCTAGTGATGTTAACGGTTGCTGTGGCCTGTGAGGCAATTATCTCATTCATTGCTACAGCAGAACAGCGTAACTTCACTATTACGCTCAAGGATTTGACTGTTCAATCTTTCTTTGAGTGA
- a CDS encoding HEPN domain-containing protein: MLENTSFAFVANLLDVQCNLPFNVIENCYFQKANSIQIAQIKKYLSDSGYLYGLSKFNLSPYELVYIEDLSKPTQKSFKSQQLEEDWKYYILTFNGNNSIIYDLSLAANLAKVELEFGLQFIRHPESEGFGILKNPIHSFNYFHEMNTNSFLTEPAEYIDEKILQDIGSIYSNYKQLDETRYPDIKQAIQMLEDLKHIPNHSKFKVLGLFTIIEFLITHKPIDTGDSIIRQVTTKIPLLSKRFSEELDYSKFFGNTPQNTIWKKLYAYRSNIAHGGQSDFAKELSVLKDDLTVKKFLKLAVKMLLQHSLIEPQLYTDLREC; the protein is encoded by the coding sequence ATGTTAGAAAATACTAGCTTTGCTTTTGTAGCTAACCTACTCGATGTTCAGTGTAATTTACCTTTTAACGTTATTGAAAATTGCTACTTTCAAAAAGCTAATTCTATCCAAATTGCCCAGATTAAAAAATATTTGTCAGACTCAGGATATCTTTATGGACTTTCTAAATTCAATTTATCTCCTTATGAATTGGTTTATATTGAAGATTTGAGTAAACCTACCCAGAAAAGTTTCAAAAGCCAGCAGCTTGAAGAAGATTGGAAATATTATATACTAACTTTTAATGGTAACAACTCTATAATTTATGATTTATCATTAGCAGCCAACTTAGCAAAAGTAGAACTTGAATTTGGATTACAGTTTATACGTCATCCAGAATCAGAAGGATTTGGAATTCTCAAAAATCCAATACATTCCTTCAATTATTTTCATGAAATGAATACAAATTCATTTTTAACTGAACCTGCTGAATATATTGATGAGAAAATATTGCAAGATATAGGATCAATATATTCAAATTATAAGCAATTAGATGAAACCAGGTATCCAGATATAAAACAAGCTATTCAGATGTTAGAGGATCTGAAGCATATTCCTAATCATTCTAAATTCAAAGTTCTTGGACTATTTACTATTATTGAATTTTTAATTACACACAAACCAATTGATACGGGAGATTCAATCATACGACAAGTCACTACAAAAATACCTTTATTGTCGAAACGTTTTAGTGAGGAACTTGACTACTCTAAATTTTTTGGAAATACACCCCAAAATACAATTTGGAAAAAACTTTATGCTTACAGAAGTAATATAGCACATGGTGGTCAATCAGATTTTGCAAAAGAGCTATCAGTTTTAAAAGATGATTTGACTGTCAAAAAATTTCTAAAGTTAGCTGTAAAAATGCTTTTGCAACACTCTTTGATCGAGCCTCAGCTATACACAGATTTGAGAGAATGCTAA